TGAATCGCTTACGATTCCCTCTTTTTACTCTTTCCCTTTCCTTTACCGTTAATACTATTTTTTACTAAAATACAAATTTATATTTAACTGTCCTATAGTAAAAACattattataataaaaaaaaagaatttctttTTTTACCCCTGAATTAAATTTCTCTTCTATATAATAcccctctcttttgttcttgcttTCAtctcaaaacaacaacaacaaaaatatttCTTCAATTTAGAGACAAAAAATAGAACAAAAACAGGGGAATTTACACAAAAAACAGgggaaattaataaaaaaaacaggggaaattaagaaaaaaaaaacaggggaAATCAAGGAAATTTGATAATTATATGGCCATCCGTGTAACACCAAAGCTTTTACAAAGTTTCCGTCAAATTTCAAGGCCATTAAGCTCAGCACCATCATCAACAATACCAGTATTACCCATAAATTTCGACGAAAAAACCGACACTTTGGTATCAAAACCGTCGAAAACAGAGGAAACAATATTGAATTTTAATGATACCAAGAAATTGTTTTCAACATTTTCAAATACAAAATTGTTAAGATCAACAATTAATCTAAATATGGCttcaattgattcaattgttgatATGGGTATGTGGGTAATGAGATCAAAATTAATGGAAGTTCCGGGTTTTCGACAAGCGATACTTGGATCAGTTAAACATAGtttttatgaacaatttgttGCTGGAAAAGATTTGATTGAAACTAGTCAAAGTGTTAGAAAAATTTGGGATGCTGGTTTAAGAGGCATGCTTAATTATGGATTAGAACATGCTTATGATAATGATTCTTGTGATAAGAATTATTTAACTTTTCTTAATACTATTGAATCCACCAAGTTCTTTCCTCCTTCTTCGGTACGTTTTTTTCATGATctcgttaattttttttttttttttttgttaattttttatGTTCTGAGGTAACTAGATTACGGTATATTCCAAGATATCGTATAATAAGATCAACAGTTACCCAATTTAGTAACTGCTGATCTTATTTCTATTTCTATTATTATTAATCTTGTCCTATACGATATATTGGAATATACCGTATTCCTGGTGGGGTTTCATGTTATATTAGTTAGGTAATATTATGATTAGGGTAAAAAAAAGTTTTGCATGgtagtttggtttggtttggtttggcaTGGAATCTTGGGGCTATAATAAAATTTTCAGGTCTCTCTATGCTATGTGTAATGGATTGATCATGGTGTAAACAAATTACATGGGGGCTCCACATCATGTAATTTTCGATTGCTCGAAGCTCGCACTTTAGGTGGAGCTAGAGAGGCTGTTTCCGAAGGACCCTTGATTCTGAGGATGGACGCTCGGACAAATTGCATGGAGACGAGGAGATcatgaaaaatgcaaaaaattgtgTGCCATGTGATGAAATTTCTTTGAACTTatatttgtttttaaaatttgtaTTTAAATTTAGCTAATGGAAAATggtttaatttttcttttttgtagATAAGCTTTGTGATTGTGAAGATAAGTGCAATTTGTCCTATGGCTTTGTTGGAAAGGTTAAGTGATTTGCTAAGATGGCAAAAGCAAGATCCTTCATTTCACCTTCCATGGAAACAAAATTCCTTACCAATATTATCCGATTCGAGCCCGTTATACCACACACTTACGAAACCCGACCCATTAACCCCACAAGAAGAAGAAGACCTTAGATTAACCCATGATAGATTAACCAAGCTTTGTCAAAGATGTGTAGAGCTTAATGTGCCTTTAACAGTTGATGCTGAGGACACCAATATCCAACCGGGAATCGATTACTTAACTTATAACTCGGCCATCGAGTTCAACAAATTTGGCGAAATCCCAGTTGTTTATGGCACAATCCAAGCTTATTTGAAGGATGCAAAGGAGAGATTGTTGTTGGCAACGAATGCGGCCGATAAGATGGGATTGCCCTTAGGGTTTAAGCTTGTTAGAGGAGCTTATATGTCAAGTGAAAGCAAATTGGCCAACTCCTTAGGGTTTGATTCTCCTATTCATAACACAATTCAAGATACTCACAAATGTTACAATGATTGTGCTTCTTTCATGCTTGATAAGATTGTTGATAAGTCCGGGGCCGTCGTTCTTGCTACCCATAATGTCGATTCAGGTATTTTCCAACTGTTTCAAGAACTACGTCTAGTAACCATTACTTCAAAATACTTTCCTCTGTCCATTGAACAGTTTAAAAAACATAAACAATTCAATGAAACAGAGAAAGTATAAGATAAAAACAAAATACTTCTTCTGTTCCATTGAACTGTttaaaatatataaacaattcaATGAAAAAGAGGAAGTATAAGATAAAAACAATGTTAAGTCTGTTTTTTCGTGTAATGTCATTTGTAAGTTTGGATATTTATTATGTTTCTACAATTTGGTACATAGGGAAATTGGCGGCGTCAAAGGCGAGAGATTTGGGAATCGGAAAGGAGAATGATAGGTTGCAATTCGCGCAACTATATGGGATGTCGGAGGCACTTTCATACGGTCTTGCGAATGCCGGGTTTCAAGTGAGTAAATACTTGACCTTTGGTCCAGTTGAAGAAGTCATTCCTTACCTTCTTAGGAGAGCTGAGGAGAATAGAGGAATGCTGTCTTCTTCAAGCCTTGATAGGCAACTCATGGGGTAAACATCACTTACACATCTTTGAAAATTAAGTTCTTTTGTTTCATATTGATAAAATGCAACTTGTGACATTTGACTAACGTTGTTTAGCTTTGCTAAATTTTCTATCTTTGGTTGGTTAAATCACTATCTAACTATTTAAatgacggttttgaaattgactCGCTGAATTGAACCTATGTTATGAGTCAATCACACTATCTATCGACTTTAACATTGACTTAATACTTGACTAATAATGGATTCTCTAAATCTCTGTTCCATTTACGTGTCTTAGAGTACGCTCGCATTTATAAGATGTAACTTTTaatatttttccttgtttttttttgaATGTAGGATGGAATTGAAGAGAAGAGTGAAAGAAAGATGTGGAATGTGAGGAAAAGTGGAGGTTAGGATGGACGGTTGTCTTGTGATTACAGCCTTAGGAATTTGTCATCACTTTtgtaaataaataaaatgtaatGTTGTGTCCTCTGTTGTAAGAAATTATTCTCTTATTAGGGGTATATATTTAGTTACTTGTATGATTTAAGCTCGTTGTATTGCGTTTATTGTTTGTACCGTAATCAATATCACAATGATAATGGCCTATGTTAATTGTTAAATTTTTTATCATGCATGTAAATTACATAAAACTTCAAACATGGCGCGATTTCAGAGCGATCTCAGAATGATGTCTTATTCTAATTGCAAAACAAACATTCTAAATAGCTAACAATATGCAGATATCAAGTAGTTTAACGAATTAAGAATCGTATCACTAATAATTAAAAATCGCTAATCATGTTTCTTAAATAAGCAATTGCAAAATCATATCATATACTTCATATATTAATTCAAAGAAATTGTGCTAAACATTAATAAAAATGaactacattaaaaaaaaaaaaaaaaaaaaaaaaaaaaaaaaaaaaattaacagaaGCATGAAAATCTAAAACCCTAATTAAGCCTTAACCAGATCAAGCTGGAGCTTGAGCTTGAGCCCTACTGATAACTTGCAAGCACATGGGCGGTTTAACTCCGGCCAACGCTAGTAACGAACTTGGCAACGTCCAAATTCCGTCTCCACAAATCAAACCAGATGCAACTGATGGTGCAAATGCATCTGCCTTAGCCTTATTCCTATACTCCCATATAAACAATATCAAACTCCCTACACACATATCTATTACAAAATACCCTCCCAAGTAAAACGGTATCGCCATCGCCATTGGGACTGGTATGAACCCCTTCCACCTCGGCCACCACTTCTCTACTACGTCTCGAATCCCGTTCACGACAAAAGAGGCCACGAAAAATATGATGCAGAGTAGGAGGCAGTACTTTGGCAGAGCACTAAACCCTTCAACTCCTAGACTAGCCATGCTCCTGTAGATTGACCCGTATGGTGCGGCGTATTGAGAACCCGAGAGGCCGAGATCAGGGAACGCCTTGTAGAATATCCAGAAGACACATGGTGACATTACGCACCCCATTGCTGTCCCAATGACTTGTGATATGAACATTGATCGAGGCGAAGCCAAAGTCAAGTACCCTGCTCTGAAATCTTGTGACAGGTCTGATGCTGTCGAAACAATATTCATCATGACTCCACAGGCGGCTAGTCCCGCTACAATACCGCCTTGGGACGCTCCGACCCAACCTCCGATAACAAAAATCGCGAGTTTCCCGTAAGTTGAGGCTAAAGACCAGTCGGTGAGGCCAGCTCCATAGGCATTGCAAAATCCCATGACAGGAGCTACAAAGTACATTAGTAAGACATGATACCATTTTATTTGGTGGAAGATAAGCGGGACCACCACGATAGCGACAGCAGCAAGGGCAATATAACCGGCGATTGCGAACCATAATGGGATTTGATCTTGGAGAAAGTATTTCGTTCTTCGTTCGTCATCAAATGATTCATGTTCTTCGGTCATTAAATTTGTACTTTTATCCTTTTTTTGTTTATAGAGTCCGTACATTGTACGACCAAAGACCGCCATGAAATTGTAGAGTCCGTCACCAAGAATAATGGCTATGGAAATAAAAACCCGGTAACCTTGAATACCGTGAAGGCTCGAGGCCGACACGTCTTTACTATACCAATCACCCTTCTTTGTTCCAATCAAAGGCCACATAATACCCCATGATAAAATCGCTCCAATCATCAACGATATATTTATGATATAAGGGCATATCATTCCGACTCCAACATATGTGGCCgagaaatcaaaataaaaccgGCTTTTATACGCTTTTATTCCAAATGtcggaaaatttgaaaaaccacaATCTTCCGTCGCCGAGAAAAACCACTGAAATAATCCCCAAAAGAAACTAAATGAGAAGAATTTACCTAATTCCCTGACCTTTTTCTTGGCTAATTCGGCACCGGATGGAGTATGAAAGCTGTTGATAAGATGTGCAGTTGCAGTTCCGCTTGGATACTTAAGTTTAAAGTCAATAATCATAATCTTACGAAGTGGGACCACCGAAAACAAACCCATAAAACTAACAACAAACATAAAACCAATCATCCAACTAAGAGCAAGTGTCTTGGTATTACTCGGTCCATATTCTTCACCGGCTGCTTTCGATATTCTCTCCGTCATCCCAAGTATATAACTTCCAGCTCCTCCGGAAAAGGCAATACCCGAACACGCTACCACACAAGTCTGAATAACTGTATTTTCTTGACGGGTAAAAGGTTGTTTAAGCATTCCAAAATATTCTAAAATCTTAGTCCATGTCTTGACAAAGAAAAATCCTAATAAACCGGCGGATACGTTTAATGACGGTATAATTCCGGTGGTAAGATTTAATTTCATGACGATGAATGTGAACATAATATTGAGTATAAAACTCACTACAAATGCCCTAATGGTTAATTGTTCTCGCCATGGTGGCACTCTTACGTCAGCGAACGCTAGCTCCTCCGTTGTCTCCTCCGTATCCTCTTTGGGGTTCGCCTTTTCCAAGTCTCGGTCCATTGCTAAATTGTAAGAAGATTATTGTGAGATGGAAGAAGTTGTAAATTTTTTTGATGAATAATATGGGTACGTGAAccgtgtatttatagtagaaaaaATAATCCTACTTTTGTTTAGTCTAGGAATCCTAGTAAGAATGGAAGAGGACATGAATTTCTAATTTTACTAGGAACGTTAACGTATGTACGTTAAACCAAGCAGATGATAGAAATTATGAATCACAAATTGTTTAAGTGGGCTGATTGGGCCTACTTGTGCGCTTCTGATAGTTTCAAAGTGAAATATCTTTTATTGGGCCTAAATCTTGTGAATTTTTTCGACTCGAACTTtctataagaccgtcttatagcaTAGAACTGAAGAtttaataagaaaaaaaaaaaaaaaaactcaaacaaAAGACATAAGTATATTAagattttaattatattttgataACTTTTAAAGCTTATAACGAAAacaaacatatttaaatatgtaaGTTATCCAATTAAAATATCGGTTTTTAATCTTAAAAATATtaagttattaaaataaaattattattttgtatttttattaagtGATTTTATTGGGTTTTCTTTATACTGTTATTAAGCTAGTCTTACATATAATTTCCAATTTATATTACCGTCTTTTAAAATCTAATAATATCTTTTAAAAGATCGTTTTATGTTGAGGCGGATTCAAAAGAAAAGGATAATGCCGATAATTTTAGATAATGAAATTGAAATTTCTTTGCTTTGGTTTTGATTTCAAGAATCAGATACTTGTTATGATAACCAACCTATCAGTCGTCATTAGAAAGTACTCTCAGATTGTTAAGTTATAAATAAATCAGCTAGTTTTGCTTCTGACGGGCTAATttggtcacaagcttgtgacctctcacaaaaagggagatgggacaaggtgggcaccccccatgtgcttcccactcatcTCTTAATGGATATTttatgagaggaaacggtatccgtcacaagcttatgacggatattgcccgtcttcaatgagattttgtgtaaatAAATATGGGTGTCAAGTGTTCAACTCCTTGTTATGAAATTCATCTTACTTGTTACTTATGAGACCATCTTACATAATAATTTTTGCATTAAATATTGTTATGGATCTATAGGTGGCGATTGGgtagtcgggtcgggtcatatcgagTTCGGGTCAGTCAACCCTTTAGGGTCCAGCCGGTTTGGGTTGGGTCGTTATCGGGTCGAGTCATTTAAAGTCGAATAATGTATCGGGTCGGAGCGGGTTTGGTTCGAATCGTTATTGGGTTTTGCAACTTTATCGCATTACTTCAAATTTTTACCATTAATTTTAGTCTTCAAGCATAATTTGGTTTATTTACTTCATTATTAAGTAAAATGTATTAGACTAAACACTAAATCACATTCATTTTGATCAAtcttaagcttaataattgtcgggtctTCAATTTAATCGGTCAATATTGGGTCGGGTCGAGTATGGTACCGGTCATAGGTCTGGATACGGGTCATCATTTAGTCGGGTTGGTTTCCGTTTGCAACATTCTCAGGTTTTGTCGGGTCAGGCTAAGCTCTAGTTATGATAGGATTATTGGCACTAGACCATTTAGAAAGCTTCAATTCTATTGTAGTCAAAAGTTTAAGAAATTAAACAAAATTCTCTCTCTCTAGAACCTccctcttctctctaaaaaaaaaaaccttaatCTCTTGTTTCTGACCCGCCGCCTCCCCTTACCAATCTCTTCCCCTCCTTCTCTCTCTACCCATCGCCGGAGATGGGGTCACTCCTTGACCCATCTCCGGTGATTAATCACGGATCCTCTTTGTGGCGGCCCCATTATGGCTTGATCTCACCCCTCTCTTTCTTCGGTTCGTGGTTTCCGTCCTGCTCGTCCGGTGGGTTTGACTGGTTTTGATGTGGTTTTGCTGAGGTCGATCCGCTCAGCGTTCCCCTGTCCTGTCATCGAAGCATCGCGTGCGCTCCAGGGGTGTTTCCCCTCTCCCTCGCCCCTTTGCCCACCCATGGTAAGTCCCGTTGTCTTGAAGTTGTCGGTCGTCGTTGTGTATGGTCGATGAACATAGCTCATCTGGGTGGTGTCTTCTGTTAAGGGTGTCCTTTTGGGACGATCTGGTGTTTCCCCTTCCTCTCGCCCACCAGATTGGTCCATGTTCATGGTGTTCTTTTCTCGGTCTGATGTGTTTTAGGTTGGTTGGGCTGTACGTGTGCCGATGGTCTTGGGGGGGTTCGTTTTAGAATTTGGAGTCTCAGTGTCTGGTGTTTGTTGGATGGACCGTGTCTTCGTGGATGGTTGGTCGCGTCCGGCTGTTTCTTAGTAGTTGGGGTTAGGTCAAGTTTGTTGTGGTCCGTTTTCCTGTTTGAGGCGTGTTGGGTAGAGTGGATTTGGGGTTTTCGGGGATGGCGTTGgttgggactgaggtggtggtcTTCTCGTCTTGGAATGGTGTTCATTTTGCTTTTCCTgtctttttttttatcttttaataAACTTTAGTGGTAAGCCTTGTCCTTTTAATGGTGTTAGTGTTGCGGTGTTTGTGTCTTTGGGGGTTCGTGTTACTCATTGTTTGTTGGCCTTCTCGGACCGCATGTTCTATGATCAATGGATGCGTTGTCTTAGGTGTAAGAGATTTATCTCCGTCGAGGGCAGACTCTGTCTTGCTTCTCATCTTTTCTGTCTACGTTCTTTTCGCAAGAGCGTAAGTGCACCTTGTCATTGTCACTCCGTCAACTGTATGAATCGACTGTTTTTGGAGGTCTTCCGTGATAATGAAGTTGACATCAACGTTCGCGACCAAGCTGCCGTCTTCTACCTTTCTACCATCATTTTTCCTGCTTACCTTAATGTTGTAGATTTACTTTTGAATAAAGGTTATGTAATCTCTATGTATGGCTTTGTAGTGCTAGATCTAGTTATAAAGTGTCTAGTGCTACCCAGTCGAGTAGCTTACTTTGTATCGGTTACAATAATGTAAGTTATTTACctgctgtaaaaaaaaaaaaaaaagtttaagaGGGTGTTTGGTTTTATTAGAAATTtagaatggaatggaatggatttaaTCCATTTTATTGTTTGATTGGAGATTTTTGAAATGGCATTGGATACCAAATAGATTTCTACTTCACTCCAAACCCTTGAATCCCATACCCACCCTCCTACTTAGAATTCAGACTCCATTCCCACATGCTACAAATTATGTCAAACCAAATATTGTTAAGGAAGTATAAATTTAGAACCCTAAAACCCTATGGTTTATATTTCATTCCATTCCGACTTCGTTCGCGAACCAAACACTCTCTAAATGGGTTACAAAGGTATTTTGCTCATGTGACTAAAGACTAATAATGCACCAACAATTAATCATTCTTTGTAAAGCGGATATGCTTCGAATTATATGCGTAGTTTGCCTTCAATACGAGAATTTGAAAAGTCATAATTCATACTTCTTTTGTTCCATTCATTTATTTACCCTTGTTATTCTTACTGAGAAGTAGTTTAATCAAAGGTGAATAAATGATTGAGATGGAAGGAGTAACTAAACCATTTCAAACTTGATTTGGAAAGCTCCATATTTGTCATTCATAATTACGTTGTTAGCGTCTTTATTACTCCCTTTGTCTAAATTGTTTTTTTACCTTTTATATTTTTTTGTAAggaatgtttttttttaaaaaaaaaagtaaataaattaatgATTGAGACGTAGAAAATAATTGTAAAACTACATGCATTTTGTGTATGAGAAAATGTCAAGGTGACATTGAGTGTCCGTAAAATAAGGTAAGAATACTAAACTTTTAGCTATGTTTTCTATTATAAGCTTCATATACATACTTGAACTTCAAATTTAGAGTCTAAATAAAGATAACGAGATCAAATGCAATATTTTTAGAAAGGCTATCATATAATTAGAATCTCTAAACAATCAGCCACAAACGTAATTAATTTGAATGTTCAAAAGTTAAACCTATATATACCCCTAGCAAATGGAGTTAGGAAACCATCGTCCAAAATCCATAATTTGAAACAAAACATCATCAAACCTTAAgaaatttcaatttattttagcTTTCGAAAATGAATAATTCCGAGAATGCTAGCTACCACGCTGGTGAGGCCAAGGGCCAAGCCAAGGTTAACATCTCCAACTTTTACTATTCTTAGTTAGAGTCGTAAACATGTCATACCCGGAAAATTAAATGGAACAATCCAACtgattaacaaataaataaatgaatagaaAATAGATACATATTCATGTTGGTCTAATATTCGATCAACTAATTAATTCTTAGcataattaatattattttttaTATGATAAGGATAAATGTTCGTTGTAGCCAAAAAAAATTAGTAATAATATGCTTCATATGTCAAGTTCAAAACATCTGTATATAATTTAAAGGGGCATTGATTTTAAACAACAAAAATGTATTATACATACCTTTATCGAGTTTATTGTTCCTTGTATAATATTTTTTAATCATGTATTTTAATACAGGAGAAAGCCGGAAACATAGCTGAAAAAGCTAGCAGTGTTGCCCAGTCTGCCAAGGAATCCATGCAAGAGGTATTACATATATTTTTTTCCATAACAAAATCACTTAGGATTTATATATAAATTGACcgttttcaccaaaaaaaatatatataaattgacAATAAGTAAATTAATAAGTTGCATATATGCGTTCATTGACAATAGTATTATTTTATTGTATTACTATTGAACTAATTAAGAATGTTAATACCAACTTGAAAATGATTGAAAATATAGGCCGGATCACAAATGCAAGCCAAAGCACGAGGAGCAGCAGATGCAGTGAAGGACGCCACCGGCATGAAATAAATTAGTGTTAATGACGCAATTTTGAAGACACTACGAATTCATAAATTTTAGTTACTAAATAATATACATAAATTAGAGAAGCTAGCATAGTTGTCAGCTCATGGTAGTTTAATTTTCGCCCTTCCTATTTTGCAGATCTATTGTACGCCATTAATAACGGTATGAATTTGTAACTGCTGAATTTGGCGATAAAAATTTAAGATCTTTAAAAAGAGATGAAATTTTCATTATGACTCAAATAAATCTCTTTTGTATTAATTAATTACTCCATAGTTAAGTATTGCACCGgagatgtc
The Silene latifolia isolate original U9 population chromosome 11, ASM4854445v1, whole genome shotgun sequence genome window above contains:
- the LOC141612457 gene encoding proline dehydrogenase 2, mitochondrial-like, producing MAIRVTPKLLQSFRQISRPLSSAPSSTIPVLPINFDEKTDTLVSKPSKTEETILNFNDTKKLFSTFSNTKLLRSTINLNMASIDSIVDMGMWVMRSKLMEVPGFRQAILGSVKHSFYEQFVAGKDLIETSQSVRKIWDAGLRGMLNYGLEHAYDNDSCDKNYLTFLNTIESTKFFPPSSISFVIVKISAICPMALLERLSDLLRWQKQDPSFHLPWKQNSLPILSDSSPLYHTLTKPDPLTPQEEEDLRLTHDRLTKLCQRCVELNVPLTVDAEDTNIQPGIDYLTYNSAIEFNKFGEIPVVYGTIQAYLKDAKERLLLATNAADKMGLPLGFKLVRGAYMSSESKLANSLGFDSPIHNTIQDTHKCYNDCASFMLDKIVDKSGAVVLATHNVDSGKLAASKARDLGIGKENDRLQFAQLYGMSEALSYGLANAGFQVSKYLTFGPVEEVIPYLLRRAEENRGMLSSSSLDRQLMGMELKRRVKERCGM
- the LOC141612458 gene encoding putative metal-nicotianamine transporter YSL7, with amino-acid sequence MDRDLEKANPKEDTEETTEELAFADVRVPPWREQLTIRAFVVSFILNIMFTFIVMKLNLTTGIIPSLNVSAGLLGFFFVKTWTKILEYFGMLKQPFTRQENTVIQTCVVACSGIAFSGGAGSYILGMTERISKAAGEEYGPSNTKTLALSWMIGFMFVVSFMGLFSVVPLRKIMIIDFKLKYPSGTATAHLINSFHTPSGAELAKKKVRELGKFFSFSFFWGLFQWFFSATEDCGFSNFPTFGIKAYKSRFYFDFSATYVGVGMICPYIINISLMIGAILSWGIMWPLIGTKKGDWYSKDVSASSLHGIQGYRVFISIAIILGDGLYNFMAVFGRTMYGLYKQKKDKSTNLMTEEHESFDDERRTKYFLQDQIPLWFAIAGYIALAAVAIVVVPLIFHQIKWYHVLLMYFVAPVMGFCNAYGAGLTDWSLASTYGKLAIFVIGGWVGASQGGIVAGLAACGVMMNIVSTASDLSQDFRAGYLTLASPRSMFISQVIGTAMGCVMSPCVFWIFYKAFPDLGLSGSQYAAPYGSIYRSMASLGVEGFSALPKYCLLLCIIFFVASFVVNGIRDVVEKWWPRWKGFIPVPMAMAIPFYLGGYFVIDMCVGSLILFIWEYRNKAKADAFAPSVASGLICGDGIWTLPSSLLALAGVKPPMCLQVISRAQAQAPA